From Triticum aestivum cultivar Chinese Spring chromosome 4A, IWGSC CS RefSeq v2.1, whole genome shotgun sequence, a single genomic window includes:
- the LOC123088407 gene encoding 5'-methylthioadenosine/S-adenosylhomocysteine nucleosidase, with translation MAPPSSEEPAAAAAEAGAISKVLVVIAMQTEALPLVTRFQLVEAAADESIFPKGAPWTRYHGDYKGLHIDLVWPGKDPVLGVDSVGTVSAALVTYASIQLLKPDLIINAGTAGGFKARGAGIGDVFLASDVAFHDRRIPIPVFDSYGIGARKTFETPNIVKELNLKVGKLSTGDSLDMSPHDETAILSNEATVKDMEGAAVAYVADLFSTPAIFVKAVTDIVDGEKPTAEEFLQNLISVTMALDQAVLQVVDFISGKCISDL, from the exons atggcgccgccgtcctCCGaagagccggccgccgccgccgccgaggccggcGCCATCTCCAAGGTCCTCGTCGTCATAG CGATGCAGACGGAGGCGCTCCCGCTCGTCACCCGGTTCCAGCTCGTCGAGGCGGCCGCCGACGAATCCAT ATTTCCTAAAGGTGCCCCATGGACGCGGTACCATGGCGACTACAAAGGCCTCCACATCGATCTCGTCTGGCCTGGAAAAGATCCTGTGCTCG GAGTTGACAGTGTTGGTACAGTATCCGCAGCTCTGGTGACTTATGCTTCTATACAATTGTTGAAGCCAGACCTTATCATCAACGCTGGTACTGCTGGTGGTTTTAAG GCCAGAGGAGCAGGTATTGGGGATGTCTTCTTAGCTTCAGATGTTGCATTCCATGACAGGAGAATACCCATTCCT GTTTTTGACAGTTATGGAATTGGAGCACGAAAAACATTTGAAACCCCAAATATAGTGAAGGAACTCAATTTGAAG GTTGGGAAACTGTCAACTGGTGATTCTCTGGATATGTCCCCCCATGATGAGACAGCAATACTGAGCAATGAAGCTACAGTCAAGGATATGGAG GGAGCAGCGGTGGCGTATGTTgctgacttgttctcgacacccGCTATCTTTGTCAAGGCTGTGACTGACATTGTTGATGGGGAGAAGCCAACAGCCGAGGAGTTTCTGCAAAACCTGATCTCGGTGACGATGGCGCTGGACCAGGCAGTCTTGCAAGTGGTAGACTTCATCAGCGGCAAATGTATCTCTGATCTCTGA